The Candidatus Kryptoniota bacterium DNA segment ATGAATTTTTTTGCCTACTGGTTCTCGGATAAGATGGTACTTATGAGCTACAGGGCGAAGCAGGTCAGCGAGGCGGAGGCACCGAGGCTTTTCTCGATGGTTCACCGGCTTGCCACGCGGGCCAGTATCCCGATGCCCAAACTTTATGTGATACCGACGGAAACTCCAAATGCCTTTGCGACTGGAAGGAGCCCGCAGCACGCTGCGGTGGCTGTGACCGAAGGAATCCTGAAGACACTGAACGACGAGGAACTCGAGGCGGTCATCGGCCACGAGTTGTCACACGTTTTGCACCGCGACATTCTTACGTCGACTATTGTTGCGACGTTTGCGGGAGCAATAACATACATCGCGCAAATGTTGAGCTGGTCCATGTTCATTTTCGGAGGACGCGGGCGCGACGACGACTCGTCGGCGCTTGGCGAGCTGTTCGTGATAATAGTCGCTCCCATTGCAGCAATGTTAATACAGCTTGCGATATCGCGTTCGAGGGAATATAAAGCCGACGAATCAGGCGCTCAGCTTTCAATGAAACCACTTTCATTGGCAAGTGCGCTGGGTAAACTTCAGACGGCTGCGCAACAGATACCTATGCAGGCGCAGCCTTCAACCGCCCATTTGTTTATTGTGAATCCCTTAAAGGCAAAATCTTTATCGGGACTCTTCAGCACGCATCCTCCAACTGAGGAGCGGATAGCAAGGCTGGAAGCGTTAGCGGCAGGAAAAAACCTCTACTAAAAATCCAGGAGACATATGGACTCGACGATCTACAAAGAACCGGCACCCATTGAAGATATTGAAAATCCTTTCGAGTCAATGATGCAGCGGTTCGATGTCGCGGCGGAACTTTTGGAGCTTGAACGCGGCGTTTATGAATATTTGAAAACGCCTGTCAAACAGGTGATAGTTTCAATCCCAATTCAGATGGACAGCGGTGAAATTGAAGTCTTTGAGGGATTTCGCGTGATCCACAACGATGCCCTCGGACCGTCCAAAGGCGGAATCAGGTATTCGCCCGATCTGACTCTCGATGAAGTGAAAGCGCTTGCAGCATGGATGACATGGAAATGTTCGATTGCAAATATACCGTTCGGCGGTGCGAAGGGCGGAGTCAGGTGCGACCCTTCAAAGTTGACGCCTGTTGAGCTTGAGAAGATCACCCGCCGCTTCACGGCGAACATGCTGGATGTGTTTGGGCCTGACAAAGACATTCCCGCTCCGGATATGAACACGAATGAGCAGATCATGGCATGGATCATGGACACTTACAGCATGCACAGTCGCAAGACCGAAACCGCCGTTGTCACGGGGAAGCCTTTGATCATCGGCGGGTCACTTGGGCGGCGTGAAGCCACGGGACGCGGAGTGATGGTGATGACCTTCGCCGCAATGGCAAAGAGAGGTCTGAATCCGAAGCAGACGACTTGCGCCGTTCAGGGTTTCGGAAATGTGGGATCGGTTTCTGCTAAACTACTTAGCGAACAGGGCTTGAAAGTGGTCGCGATCAGCGACGTAAGCAGCGGATATTATAATAAGAAAGGCATCGACGTCAACCAGGCGATCGAGTGGGTTCAAAAGCACCGCGTCCTCGAAGGTAGCGGCATCGGGGATTCGATATCGAATGAGGAGCTTCTTGAACTTGAGGTTGATGTCCTTGTGCCGGCGGCCCGCGAGGATCAGATTACTCACAAGAACGCGTCGAAGATAAAGGCGAAGATTATTGTCGAGGGTGCCAATGGCCCGACTGCTGCCAAGGCGGATCCAATACTTGACGGGAATGGAATTCTCGTCGTCCCGGATATTCTGGCGAACTCAGGCGGAGTGACTGTCAGCTATTTTGAGTGGGTGCAGGACCGCCAGGGATACTTCTGGACACTTGACCGGGTCAATAGACGCCTGGAACGAATGATGCACGATGCTTTCACAAATGTCTTCATGTCAGCCGAGAAACACAAAGTGTCTATGCGACTTGGAGCTTACATCCTGGCGATAGACAAAGTTGCCAGGACGCTCAAAGTTCGCGGAATTTACGCGTGATGAAATCGGCACTGGCCATATCAGGATTCGTAATCGTTTCGAGCCTGCTTCCGTGCGCGTCACGGAGCTCCGATCGACCAACGAACTACGAGGTGGTCAGTTCCCACATCGACTCGCTTGTGAATGTCGTGACAGGGATATTGAGGAAGGACAGCATCACCTCGCTTGACTACAGATCGGCACGAAGAGAAATCGATGAGTTTGTTCACCAAAGGGTGTCGGAGGGATTACTTGGAAAGGGGATCAAGCTCCTCTCAGATTCCGCGTCGACTGCGTCGATGAGAGTGACAGTTCCCCTGATGGAAGTTTCCTATTCCGCTCCCGTAAGCTCGCATGTGTTCGGTTCGTCCGACGTCATAAGATCAATACATTCCGAATACTCAGTTGAGATTGTGCTAAAAGATCAAGTCGCATTTTCAAAATCCTTGAGATACTCTTACGTGGACACGATCAGCGAAAGTGAGATCACAGAATTGGAATCTGGTTCGTACAGTTTTCTAAGGGGAAAATTCGAAAATTCCGGAATCCTCGATGACATTCTACAACCAATACTTTTTGTAGCTGCGGCCGGGGTTATCGTCTACCTTTTCTTTACACTCAGAGGGAGTTGAATGAATTTCAAAATTATCTTCGGAGTCTTCTTCTTGATAGGATTCGCTGTGCTCTTGCAGTCGTGCTCTTCAACCGAAGAAGTCATTATTCAGGGTGCAGGGGAAACGTTTCGAACCGGCATGGCG contains these protein-coding regions:
- a CDS encoding Glu/Leu/Phe/Val dehydrogenase, producing MDSTIYKEPAPIEDIENPFESMMQRFDVAAELLELERGVYEYLKTPVKQVIVSIPIQMDSGEIEVFEGFRVIHNDALGPSKGGIRYSPDLTLDEVKALAAWMTWKCSIANIPFGGAKGGVRCDPSKLTPVELEKITRRFTANMLDVFGPDKDIPAPDMNTNEQIMAWIMDTYSMHSRKTETAVVTGKPLIIGGSLGRREATGRGVMVMTFAAMAKRGLNPKQTTCAVQGFGNVGSVSAKLLSEQGLKVVAISDVSSGYYNKKGIDVNQAIEWVQKHRVLEGSGIGDSISNEELLELEVDVLVPAAREDQITHKNASKIKAKIIVEGANGPTAAKADPILDGNGILVVPDILANSGGVTVSYFEWVQDRQGYFWTLDRVNRRLERMMHDAFTNVFMSAEKHKVSMRLGAYILAIDKVARTLKVRGIYA
- the htpX gene encoding zinc metalloprotease HtpX; its protein translation is MKNTLKTVFFMTLMMVLFLFIGNLIGGKTGLTYAFIFSLAMNFFAYWFSDKMVLMSYRAKQVSEAEAPRLFSMVHRLATRASIPMPKLYVIPTETPNAFATGRSPQHAAVAVTEGILKTLNDEELEAVIGHELSHVLHRDILTSTIVATFAGAITYIAQMLSWSMFIFGGRGRDDDSSALGELFVIIVAPIAAMLIQLAISRSREYKADESGAQLSMKPLSLASALGKLQTAAQQIPMQAQPSTAHLFIVNPLKAKSLSGLFSTHPPTEERIARLEALAAGKNLY